A region from the Bacillus sp. BGMRC 2118 genome encodes:
- the smc gene encoding chromosome segregation protein SMC, translated as MFLKRLDIVGFKSFAERVSVDFVPGVTAVVGPNGSGKSNITDAIRWVLGEQSAKSLRGAKMEDIIFAGSDSRKALNVGEVTLTLDNEDQFLPIDYHEVSITRRVYRSGESEFYINKQSCRLKDIVDLLMDSGLGREAFSIISQGKVEEILSSKAEERRTIFEEAAGVLKYKTRKKKAEQKLFETQENLNRVEDILHELESQLEPLKLQSSVAKDFLEKKAELEKFEVALTVYEIEDLHEKWETLLKQVEARKDQEIQMSSKIQTEEAQVEGIRASIRDLDESVSQLQETLLLVSEELEKVEGKKEVLKERKKNASQNRSQLEKQVLENEQKIVSSKELLTKEVQLLNEFKATVKQLKADLDDKEKLHNAYSENIDEQLENIKSDYIEHLNHQASKRNELSNIDDQLKQQLAKNERLDHSNEKYVVLRQELEEKKQELQKQLDEQTELLNNKVDYYRKLQVKIEKTKEEFQKRESMLYQAYQVLQQTKSRKETLEEMQEDYSGFFQGVKEVLKARNHKLEGIEGAIAELITVPKEYETALEIALGASMQHIVVDHESNARRAIQFLKQNHFGRATFLPLSVVSKKTIPGDVLSRAKSHAGFVGVASGLISYDGKYESVIGSLLGNVMITTDLKSANDIAKMINYRYRLVTLEGDVVSPGGAMTGGAVKQKSSSLLSRQRELEQLTNKLQEIEGKTTQLEEYVKTQKKTILDDETHLNEARNEGEELRFVVQGIKSSIRELEVEEKSLNERLAMYDQEKELFKVDQHDLSNRKAQIKEVLTSLEETIKQLDIEIKHLSSLKAEQQTSKESLQSEITDLRIHLAESRQLLANQQEKVNRVEEELGQTIAQLNSIKEDLHLLSSEMSSTDSGEEQLEQQAKQKLQDKNDTLSLISTRREERLNLQTKMEDMENELKELRRMYKQIVEVIKDEEVKVNRLDVELENHLSHLREEYMLSFEAAKEKYPLTIEYTEAKKKVKLIKLAIEELGSVNLGAIEEYERVSERHHFLHEQKTDLVEAKDTLYRVIHEMDDEMKKRFETTFTSIRSHFETVFQSLFGGGRADLRLTDPDDLLNTGVDIVAQPPGKKLQNLGLLSGGERALTAIALLFSILKVRPVPFCVLDEVEAALDDANVHRFGLYLKKFSKETQFIVITHRKGTMEESDVLYGVTMQESGVSKLVSVRLEDSKELVGIK; from the coding sequence GTGTTCCTCAAACGTTTAGATATTGTAGGGTTCAAATCGTTCGCTGAACGTGTTTCGGTTGATTTTGTGCCGGGTGTTACAGCAGTGGTTGGTCCGAATGGCAGTGGGAAAAGCAACATTACGGATGCAATCCGCTGGGTATTAGGTGAACAGTCAGCAAAATCACTTCGTGGAGCGAAGATGGAAGACATCATTTTTGCGGGAAGTGATTCCAGAAAAGCACTTAACGTTGGAGAAGTGACACTTACACTTGATAATGAAGATCAATTCCTTCCAATTGATTATCATGAGGTAAGTATTACTAGACGTGTATATAGATCAGGTGAATCTGAATTTTATATTAATAAACAATCATGCCGATTAAAGGATATTGTGGATCTATTAATGGATTCCGGGTTAGGTAGGGAAGCCTTCTCTATCATATCGCAAGGTAAAGTTGAAGAAATTTTAAGTAGTAAAGCTGAAGAGAGAAGAACCATATTTGAAGAAGCAGCAGGTGTACTAAAATATAAAACTCGTAAAAAGAAAGCAGAACAAAAGCTGTTTGAAACGCAAGAAAACTTAAATCGTGTAGAAGATATACTACACGAGCTTGAAAGCCAATTAGAACCATTGAAGCTTCAATCATCTGTAGCGAAAGACTTCTTAGAAAAAAAAGCAGAACTTGAAAAGTTTGAAGTTGCATTAACAGTTTATGAAATTGAAGACCTGCATGAAAAATGGGAAACACTATTAAAGCAAGTAGAAGCCCGAAAAGATCAAGAAATTCAGATGTCTTCTAAAATACAAACGGAAGAAGCACAAGTAGAAGGAATCCGTGCATCAATTCGTGATTTGGACGAGTCTGTTTCCCAGCTTCAGGAAACGTTGTTACTTGTAAGTGAAGAGCTCGAAAAAGTAGAAGGTAAGAAAGAAGTACTGAAAGAAAGAAAGAAAAATGCCTCTCAAAATCGCAGTCAGCTCGAAAAACAAGTACTAGAAAACGAACAGAAAATTGTCTCTTCAAAAGAACTGTTAACAAAAGAAGTTCAACTATTAAATGAATTTAAAGCAACTGTAAAGCAACTTAAAGCAGATTTAGATGACAAGGAAAAACTTCACAATGCTTATTCAGAGAACATTGATGAACAATTGGAAAATATAAAAAGCGACTATATTGAACACTTAAATCATCAAGCTTCTAAACGAAATGAGCTATCTAACATTGACGATCAATTAAAACAGCAGTTGGCGAAAAATGAAAGACTAGATCATTCAAATGAAAAGTATGTGGTATTACGTCAAGAGTTAGAGGAGAAAAAACAGGAGCTCCAAAAACAGCTTGATGAACAAACAGAACTACTTAACAATAAAGTCGATTATTACCGTAAGCTACAGGTGAAGATTGAGAAGACTAAAGAAGAGTTTCAAAAACGAGAATCGATGCTATATCAAGCATATCAAGTCTTACAACAAACGAAATCTCGTAAAGAAACGTTAGAGGAAATGCAGGAAGACTATTCTGGCTTTTTCCAAGGTGTTAAAGAAGTATTGAAGGCCAGAAACCATAAGCTTGAAGGAATTGAAGGAGCAATTGCTGAGTTAATTACGGTACCAAAAGAATATGAAACAGCGTTAGAAATTGCATTGGGAGCATCTATGCAACATATTGTTGTGGATCATGAGTCTAATGCTAGACGGGCTATACAATTCCTTAAACAAAATCACTTTGGTAGAGCAACTTTCTTACCATTATCTGTCGTATCTAAGAAAACGATACCTGGTGACGTCCTTTCGCGGGCTAAGTCCCACGCAGGATTTGTAGGTGTTGCTTCTGGTTTAATTTCATATGATGGAAAGTATGAGAGTGTCATTGGAAGTCTATTAGGAAATGTCATGATCACGACAGACCTTAAAAGTGCCAACGATATTGCGAAAATGATTAATTATCGGTATCGATTAGTTACTCTTGAAGGAGATGTTGTAAGTCCTGGTGGTGCAATGACTGGTGGAGCAGTGAAGCAAAAGTCGAGTTCACTATTAAGTAGACAACGTGAACTTGAGCAGCTAACAAATAAGCTACAAGAAATTGAAGGAAAAACAACACAACTTGAAGAGTATGTAAAAACACAAAAGAAGACGATACTAGATGATGAGACTCACCTGAATGAAGCGAGAAATGAAGGAGAAGAATTGCGCTTTGTTGTTCAAGGAATCAAATCAAGTATTCGAGAATTAGAGGTTGAAGAGAAGAGCTTAAATGAACGTCTTGCAATGTATGATCAAGAAAAAGAGTTGTTCAAGGTTGACCAGCACGATCTATCAAATAGAAAAGCCCAGATAAAGGAAGTTCTTACTTCTTTAGAGGAAACGATAAAACAACTTGATATAGAGATTAAACACCTTTCATCTCTGAAAGCAGAACAACAAACCTCGAAGGAATCGTTACAGTCTGAAATAACTGATCTGCGTATTCATTTAGCAGAAAGTAGACAACTTCTAGCTAATCAACAGGAAAAGGTAAATCGAGTGGAAGAAGAGCTTGGACAGACAATTGCTCAATTAAACTCCATTAAAGAAGATCTACATCTTCTCTCTAGTGAAATGAGTTCTACCGATTCAGGTGAAGAACAATTAGAGCAGCAAGCAAAACAAAAGCTACAAGACAAAAATGACACACTTTCTTTAATATCAACTAGAAGAGAAGAGAGACTAAATCTCCAAACGAAAATGGAAGATATGGAGAACGAATTAAAAGAATTGCGACGTATGTATAAGCAAATTGTAGAGGTTATTAAAGATGAAGAAGTGAAGGTCAACCGATTAGATGTAGAACTTGAAAATCATCTTTCTCATTTACGTGAGGAATATATGCTTTCGTTTGAAGCAGCGAAAGAAAAATACCCACTAACAATTGAGTATACTGAAGCTAAGAAGAAGGTTAAGTTAATTAAACTTGCGATTGAAGAGTTAGGCTCTGTAAACCTTGGTGCAATTGAAGAATATGAACGTGTTTCTGAACGTCATCACTTCCTGCATGAGCAAAAAACAGACTTAGTTGAAGCGAAGGATACGTTATATAGAGTGATACATGAGATGGATGATGAAATGAAAAAACGCTTCGAAACAACATTCACTAGTATCCGTTCTCATTTCGAGACAGTATTTCAATCACTATTTGGGGGTGGAAGAGCAGACCTTCGCTTGACAGACCCTGATGATTTATTAAACACTGGCGTTGATATTGTTGCTCAACCTCCTGGTAAAAAATTACAAAACCTTGGACTTCTATCAGGTGGAGAAAGAGCACTGACAGCGATCGCACTATTATTTTCAATTTTAAAAGTACGTCCGGTTCCGTTTTGTGTACTAGACGAAGTAGAGGCTGCGTTGGATGATGCCAATGTACACCGTTTTGGTTTATATTTAAAGAAGTTCAGTAAAGAAACTCAATTTATTGTCATTACACATCGCAAAGGAACGATGGAAGAGAGTGACGTATTATACGGAGTAACAATGCAAGAATCCGGTGTCTCTAAACTAGTTTCTGTAAGACTAGAAGATTCAAAGGAATTGGTTGGTATTAAATAA
- a CDS encoding ribonuclease III yields MKSTNKKSFSAQKAAFLAFQDEIGIHFQNEKLLYQAFTHSSYVNEHRRRPFEDNERLEFLGDAVLELTVSKYLFELYPTMSEGQLTKLRASIVCEPSLVQFANSLHFGKLVLLGKGEELTKGRERPALLADVFEAFIGALYLDQGLDIVWGFLEKVVFPKIANGAFSHVMDYKSQLQELVQRDGKGAIEYKILHEKGPAHNRIFESQVYLNGETLGTGVGKSKKEAEQHAAQEALQLLKAGK; encoded by the coding sequence ATGAAGTCAACAAATAAAAAATCATTTTCAGCACAAAAAGCGGCCTTTCTAGCCTTTCAAGATGAGATTGGAATACACTTCCAAAATGAAAAGCTTTTGTACCAGGCATTTACACATTCATCTTATGTGAATGAGCATCGTAGAAGACCATTTGAAGATAATGAACGACTTGAGTTTTTAGGGGATGCAGTATTAGAACTAACTGTATCTAAATACTTATTTGAGCTATATCCAACAATGAGTGAAGGTCAATTAACTAAATTACGAGCATCCATTGTTTGCGAACCATCTCTTGTTCAGTTTGCAAATAGCCTACACTTTGGTAAGTTAGTTTTACTTGGAAAAGGTGAAGAACTAACAAAAGGGAGAGAACGTCCAGCGCTTTTGGCAGACGTATTTGAGGCGTTTATTGGTGCATTGTATTTAGACCAAGGTCTTGATATTGTATGGGGTTTCTTAGAAAAAGTCGTATTCCCTAAGATTGCAAATGGTGCTTTTTCTCATGTGATGGATTATAAAAGTCAATTACAAGAGTTGGTACAACGAGATGGAAAGGGCGCAATTGAATATAAAATCTTACATGAAAAAGGTCCTGCGCACAATCGGATTTTTGAGTCGCAGGTTTATCTTAACGGTGAAACACTGGGAACTGGTGTTGGTAAGTCGAAGAAAGAAGCAGAACAACACGCTGCTCAAGAAGCGTTGCAGTTATTAAAAGCAGGTAAGTAA
- the acpP gene encoding acyl carrier protein → MADVLERVTKIVIDRLGVEEAEVKPEAKFKDDLGADSLDVVELVMELEDEFDMEISDEDAEKIVTVGDAVNYIQSSL, encoded by the coding sequence ATGGCAGATGTTTTAGAACGCGTAACGAAGATTGTTATAGATCGTCTTGGTGTAGAAGAGGCTGAGGTTAAACCTGAAGCAAAATTCAAGGACGATTTAGGAGCAGATTCACTAGACGTAGTTGAATTAGTTATGGAATTAGAAGATGAGTTTGATATGGAAATTTCAGACGAAGATGCTGAAAAAATAGTAACAGTAGGGGATGCTGTTAATTACATACAAAGCTCTCTATAA
- the fabG gene encoding 3-oxoacyl-[acyl-carrier-protein] reductase translates to MLTGKVALVTGASRGIGRAIAIELAQKGAKVAVNYSGSEAKANEVVDEIKSLGYEAIAIQADVSSAESVSSMVKQVIDTFGSLDILVNNAGITRDNLLMRMKEDEWDAVINTNLKGVFLCTKAVTRQMMKQRSGKIINIASIVGVSGNPGQANYVAAKAGVIGLTKTTAKELSARNINVNAIAPGFITTDMTDELPAEVKEEMLKQIPLSRFGEPSDIAKVVSFLASEDSKYMTGQTLHVDGGMVM, encoded by the coding sequence ATGCTAACAGGTAAAGTAGCCTTAGTTACAGGAGCGTCACGTGGAATTGGTCGTGCGATAGCGATTGAACTTGCTCAAAAAGGTGCAAAAGTAGCCGTAAACTATTCAGGTAGTGAAGCTAAAGCAAATGAAGTAGTGGATGAAATAAAGTCACTAGGTTATGAAGCAATTGCGATTCAAGCAGATGTCTCCAGTGCAGAGTCAGTTTCAAGTATGGTAAAACAAGTAATTGATACATTTGGCAGTCTTGATATCCTTGTTAATAACGCTGGGATAACAAGAGATAATCTATTAATGAGAATGAAAGAAGACGAGTGGGATGCGGTGATTAACACAAACCTAAAGGGTGTATTCCTTTGTACAAAGGCTGTAACAAGACAAATGATGAAGCAGAGAAGCGGTAAAATTATTAACATTGCGTCTATCGTAGGAGTAAGTGGGAATCCTGGACAAGCCAACTACGTAGCTGCAAAGGCAGGTGTTATCGGATTAACGAAGACAACTGCTAAGGAATTATCTGCACGTAACATTAATGTAAATGCCATTGCTCCTGGATTTATCACAACTGATATGACAGATGAACTACCTGCTGAAGTAAAAGAAGAAATGTTAAAGCAAATTCCGTTATCACGTTTTGGTGAGCCATCTGATATTGCTAAAGTTGTTTCTTTCTTAGCTTCAGAAGATAGTAAATATATGACTGGTCAGACACTTCATGTTGATGGTGGAATGGTAATGTAA